The DNA window ACTGAGAAATGTGGCTCCGGAATTGTGGCGGATGAAGATATCAAGCTTGGGGAGTTTGTCATCGAATATGTTGGAGAAGGTAatggtaaatttttttttttttttttatgattaacaCTCATAATAGAacgattattttttattttaaaacctaTTTATGGATGTTATTGTTACCTCTTTCtacagtcatcgatgataaaacATGCGAAGAAAGGCTCTGGAATATGAAAGATCGTGGGGAAACAAACTTTTACTTATGTGAAATCAATCGAGATATGGTGATAGATGCAACATATAAGGGAAACAAATCAAGATATATCAATCATAGTTGCTGCCCGAATACCGAGATGCAGAAATGGTTTACTTTctaattttagtattattttgtattttgtcCAACATTATAGGATTGAATAGTTTAGGCACATCATCTAACAAgcacatctttttattgttttcaaTCTTAAGGATAATAGAAGGTGAAACAAGAATTGGTATATTTGCAGCTCGTGACATACAGAAGGGCGAGCATCTGACTTATGACTACCAGTATGAGCACTTTTTCTATTACACTCTTTAAGGCTCTgtttggataaatagcttgttAGGCGCTTATAACAATAATTTCTTATCATATAAGTGCTTACGTATAAGCTATTTTTATAACAAGAAAATAAAGTCAAATTGTTTTCTTATAAGTTGTTCtcataagctatcttggaaagCTTATGAAAAAAAGTTTGAAATGACTTATGAACATGTCATAAAACTATTTTCATAAAGTCTCCCAACCAGTCTCATAAGTGCTTATGCCAGCAAATAAACTCAAATATGTTAGTATGACTCCGTTGTATTGATGGTGGATTCTAAGTTTCTAATTGCGCCGCAGGTTTGTTCAATTTGGTGCAGATCAAGATTGCCACTGTGGAGCTACTCAGTGTAGGCGTAAGCTGGGTGCGCGGCCTACCAAGCCTAAAATGTCTTCAGATGCTGCATTAAAATTAGTTGCATATCAGGTGGGATCATCTTCTCTCAAATAGAGTAGATATGTCTAAATCTCCCATGACTTTTCAATAATAATAACCATACTGAATTTCAGCGTGTTTCTGTTATTTCAAAGCTCTGTTGTGAGCTAGTGCTTTTGAATCGGTTGAATATATAAACATTGTCAAATTTTCATTAGACCTGTGATTAGGATAAGTGTCATCCGTATGTGCTGAATGATTTGTTCAGTATAGTCGACGGTGGTTGGAAATATATTTAAGATTTAGTTATTCTATATCTTCATAGAATCAGATTGCTGAGGTTAGTGAAGACACTAGTGAGAAAAAAAAACTAtactcaaatatattttcatAGCTCGTAGCtatgatttttgtaattttatacAAAATCAGATTACTAGATTACTGTAGTAACTTGTGAATTCGATagacatttattttatttgcttTGATCTGCAAAATCCTTATCTGGAtcgaagggaggggaggggaggaaagtttattttaatatcatttaaCCCAAATAGGGTgagttaatatattttttccagtCATACCTATCTTTGCGGGTATGTGTTGGTGTTTTGAATGCAACTCTATTCTCTTTTGTGTTTGTGTTAGTGCCTACTCTTGAAATCAACTAGCGATTTCCCTTGCTAAGTTCCGCATTTGGCACTGTATTCCACTTCAGTGCTGTAAAAAATATCTATTTCACTAAATAACTACGGTAAATAGCTGATAAGCCAAAAGCTTCATATTTTTACAATAAATTGTGACCATATTGGGAAAAAATGTaaacaaaagcataaatgaaccATATAAGCACTAATAAACTCCCCCTAGTTAAAATTGGGCTTATGAATGAACCATATAACATACTTGTGTAACATATTTCTCAGAATGAACTAAACTGCTTGAAAACTATAAATAAAGATGTATCTTTTAGCCTTGCCATAAAGGCTGAAACTTGTCATGATGGCAAGTTTGTTGTGGTCATAAGTTCTATTCATGAAAGACCACCTCTTTGCTTGCACGGTAAGTTTTCTGCCTTGTGGCCGGTCACGAGTTCCTGTCACAAAGACCGCCTCTTCGCCTGAATTCATAGGGTAGTCTTTTAGGTATAGTTGGAGGAAAATGAATACTATAAACATAACTTATGTTGAAGCTGTAGGATTTAGACCTTTAGGTATTTAGAGAAAAAGGAATGCTCTTTTGTTATATAAAACAGAacattaattttttattctttctaaAACTAAACGCTGTTTAAGGAAACAAATCATATAATAAATAAGGTAACATAAAAACTAATCTGAAAAGATAATATTGAAATTAATCTAAGCTATGATCAAAGTATTAATTTGAAAAGATAATATCTAAATTAATCCAGACTATTTTCATATGCACTAATAGTCTCCCTCGAGCTAAAGCTTACTAAGCTTCAATCTCGTTCTAGATGTACCttctaaaaaatgaaataaaaacaatttGAGATTGGACATTTGTGAAAAGGATGGGGCTAGGCGAGTCCATATCACATTTTGGAAAATGATGGGGCTAGAGGTTACATTGAGTTTAAAAATTTAGTAGAGGTTCCTATTAGGATAAAATGGCATCTATGACACAATTGGGTTGAGATTGCAGCTGGAATGGCTGGATCAGAGCGCCTCTTGGATAGCCAAAGAAAGACTATTTCGCTTGGATAGTTTGTGTTAGACTGCTTTCGTGAGATTGATGAGGCGGGACTGCATTTGCAACAAATGGGGCCACAAAGTCATGGAGATATTGGTGTTGTTACATGAATACTAAAGTTTCAAGAACTCTTCTACAAAAATAAGAGAAGAGGGGTTACAGAAGATGATACGACAATCATATGAATTTGAAGACAAGGTTCAATCCAGAGTTATTAATAGCGGCCGCTCCAGGCGCTATCTTGGGATTCTCTCCCGGTGCGGCAACCCTTCCACTACGGAGGAGCGGCGTGTATCCCAGTTTTGAATAGCTGCCAGGAAAGTTGGGATAGCGGAGCACTTCCTGGCCCGGAACAGTTTTCTGCTTATAGGGCTTTTTTGGAATGCGAAAAGACCTTTTTAcccttaaaaaaattttaaaactggAAAATTTATTATAGTGGTTTGCattttctcctctcccattcacATTTTCACCTTTCTCCATCGTGTTTCTTTTGTTCGCTGCTTCTCGCGTTTTTCGCTCGATGCTTCTCTTGCCTTAACTCCTCCTCCGCCTCAACTGCTTCAAGCTTCTCTCTATTCTTCTTCGCTTTTCTATTTTGTTCTCTATCCTGGTCTTCtctatatcattttttttttctttcttttaaaatatattgagtATGGGATTAACATATGTAGATAATTCATATAATTAGGCCAAAAAGTTATTTAATCTACATTAAATATATAGGTAGATTATTCATATAATTAGTCCAAAAAGTTATCTCGCTATCCCATTTTTGAGGTCAGTCGCTCCACTCCGCTATCTTGGATTAATAACTCTGGTTTAATCTTGTAGGCATAATGAATtatattgattgatataatgtgAATGATACTTTGGATGTTATTATTACAAAAACACAAGGCACTCGCCTTGCTTCTACTAAAATTTGATTCCtaatattgattaaaattaaataaggAAACCAATCCTTAAAGATAATAGAATTAAATCTAAATTGCTCCCAAGATATGACTTGTGGAGATCCTTCTATTGCACTCACATTAGTCCAAACTTCATATGACCAATGGAATTGAGATTTGACCTGGATAGTCATATGACCAATCGTGAGCATGAGGAAAGTGTTGAGAGTCTTGCGTCGCATCGAATAGAGAATTAACCTGGATAGTTAGATATGACCAATCATGAGCATGATGAGAGTGTGTTGAGAGGCCCACGTCGAATAGAGATTTGACCTGCATAGTCACATGACCAAAAGTGAGCATGACGAGAGTGTGTCGAGAGGCCCCCATCAAATAGAGATATGACCTAGATATTACACTTCATATTTCTGTCAATTGAGGCCATAAGTCGACATTTCCATTTATCACTTGTGCTTGTGCTTCTTTAGTCTCATTGGCACCTTGGTATTTGAGCCCAAATGACGTAATAGCCTAAATCTTAGAATTTGGGCTTAGGGTTTGACTCAACCACACATAACCAACTTATAATTGTATTGTATTTCTTGAAAATTATCGCTAATTAATAGGCATTTCGGCCTATGTAGGCTTGCACGGAATCCACCATGCTATTGGAACATTGCTTCGCCATATCAAACATTTGAAAACACAGCCGTGCACGTTGCAGAAGGGCCACCGATTATGAAACACTTGGTCTTATTAGCTTTGATACATTGACAAAGACCAACTTCTAATAGCTTGAACTATTAGATGATGGTCCGTGAATGATTTTATATCTCCATCGAATAGAAAATTTGGGGCTTTGATTACGACAATTAGGATGATTTTCTAGAAAATGTAATTGCAGACGCACTATTCCTTTTTAGAATGGAATGACCATTATTTCATTGAATGAACTTTCTCTTTAAAATGATGATTACAAACTAACTTTCTATCCTCTCATTTGTCTTCTCGTCTCACTATTATTAAATTCAATCATGCAGTGCCTATATATAGTTATCTGCCTTTTTGACTAATTCTGGCGTTTTTTTGTGTCCGTAAAGGTTTGTCAGAATGGAGGCTTGCAAATTGGTCAAATTGGTAAGCTTCTTTCTTTTATTAGTTATATAAAAACTATTTGATTTATCTGCTATCATTTTTTTTCGTCTTCTACGCTATAAAACATTCATTTTTTATGTTCTTGGTTTTACAGGAAGTTCCCGGGTGATTGACCAAACAAAATGCTTACTCAATTGCGTTGATGAAGTTATCATGATTAAAAAACTTGGAAATGTCAGGTATGTTAAAATTGCGTATTTTATAATTGTGATATTATCCATATAATTGAGCAAAACTAGTGTCACACCCTCTTACACTCCAtcaaacatcttctcatgtatgAAGCTGGGCTatctatttttagtttttttttctcttcaatcCGGATGTACAAGTTGAGAGACAACAACACTGTGCTCTCCACAAGCTCCATGGTTTTGCAGGTCTCTTCTGTTGTGCTGCATTTTCCGCCATCGTCTCTATCAGAGCTCTTGTGGTGATTCTGTCTCATCACCTCTGTCACGAGCTCTATCGCCTTTTTTACTTTTTAAGCTCTATTGTCTTTGTCGCAAGCTCCGATATGACCCATTCCATAGTCTTTCAGAAGCCACCGACGCACCGTCTCTGTTGCGACCTTCAGCCGTCTTTTCTGTCTTTATTTtctaaaatgttattttttaaagtgctcttattttattataactgatgttaaatataatatatatgttttttaatGCTACAGATTTGGGATTATTAAATGGTTTGATGCATTTACCCGCAGACATAAGGTAAGAGATTATTCAATCGGATTTTGACAATTTAGATGAAAAGTGTGATAAAATATGCATAATAACCATTTACTTTTTCACAGATCATGTTTGAGGATGGTTGTGTTGAAATTCATGACATGTCAAAAGAAGATTGGGAACTAGTGAGATTGTGATGCAACAACTAGGCAAGATTGGAGACATTATTCTTTCATTGCATGTGTATAATTCTTGTATCAATATCAAACAGAATACGAAGAATACGAAGATGGATACATCAACTCAAGTCTTGATGATTGAATTTTGAAAGTAATAAcaacttgttttatttttcttccgGATTCAAAGTACTGTTGTATTCTATGCAAATCCTGGTTGTACTGTAAAATGAGGACTCATGGTTCTtcataaacatggattttgcaaTTGTTGTATCAAATGTATTGTTTCTTTTAACCATTTTTTAGTATAAGGAATTCACAATCTAGTGATGAATTTAGGGGTTCCTATGGGGAGAAAAGCTTGATTTTTTTTGGCTTGTATTCAATAAAGATTTTCTGTTGGCTTTTAGAGAGTTGGACTTTTGTATTCTTAATATATTCATTTTGGTTAAATGTTTGATCTTTGTTCCATTTTTGTTGAACATTTAACATTTTGGCTAGTATACCATGTTGCTTGAAGATATACCCATCCAGGTGTTAGAATTGGTTGCCATGCAGGTGGAATCCACCGACATATAACAAATTTTACACGAGCACTCATAGTTAAACTGAAAAATTGTGGGTTCTGTTGCTTATGTTTATATGTTCTTGAGCaatgtatatataaatttttaaaggaCAGAAGGTCTACAATATATTTTCCAAGTACATGTATATTTGCTTACATGCTGTATGTATATTTTCCATGGCACGTGTATGCTCTGTATGGTTGTTTAGCTACAAAACAAATGTTTTTAAAGAACTTTTCCACATTATGCTCCACATATGCTTTGTTGGTACTGTTTGTAAGATAGCATTGGAACAAGGAGTTTCACACCAACAAAGAAGAGGTGGAATCCAGTGCTGGAATTTTTGTTAGTTTTGTTTCTGAAAACTCCCACATCGATTTTGTTGGTTTTAGCTTAAATGGTTGTAAAGCACACATTACCTTTCAGTAGTGTAGATTTGTTGATTGATGGAATGACCCTAAGATATGAGGCTTCTTTTGCCTAAGCccgataaaattaataaatttttaaattgttAAAATCTATTTTGGCCCTGCCGCCATATGGGCGAATTCCAAAAACAACctataaataaatttcaaaaagaaTATGTTAATATTATATAgtatatatagtatatattcCAAAATGAATACGTTATTTTACGtagtttattataaataaatttaaaaattattaaacaaatattatttaaaaactgaaaataataaaattataataaattgaaatataaataaaattaaaattattaaacattcattattttaattttattaatttattattattattaagtattttaatttgtattattaaattaaataatttaaaattaaaattacatatttattaagtattttaatttattaagtattttaaataaacattgaatgtattttaaatattgaacatatttaaataaatatatgataaactaaaaataaatatttaaactgaaaattgaatttattttcataaatatttaataaataaataaataactataaacgaaatatattatttactaaaCATATATTTTGTAACATAAACGAAATACTAAACATACTGTAATACTAAAATTATTCTcagtttttttgattttttgtttatgttaaaaacattaaaaatatatgtatttaataaaaaacgttaatttctttacatttttttaagattatttgtttacaatatttattttaaaataatatttgtttattattattcagTTTCTCATGtagtattataaatatattattcggtttattattataaatatattattttattattaatctagatttatttatattttgagtttattattattttattattttcactaCAAATTaacttttgattttaatttatattttcagtttatttatattttctaaatTCTAAATATCGTTTTAATTTTTGGAAATAAacaaattaacttttttattgtttttcataatAACATTAATTTAACGTTATTATctcttaaaattttaattgtttttaatatttcaattaaaataattaatatattaaacataaaactattatatttaaatatttcagtttattattatatttatttatagaaataatACTTTTAGTTTAATATATGGTTGAGTAAtacttatataaaattaatttgggAAATAAAATATACCTATGAAAGATATACATATAGATGCAGTAAAtagacaaagaaattaaaataggagactaaaacttaaaaataaaggAACCAAAAGTGCAGtcaataaaattttgattaaaacaTGCAAATTTATTGAACAAATGGGCAAACATGTTTAGTCTTGATATACCTCAAAAGATAACTTATACAATTATTGGAGCCACCAAGCACTGGATCAAAGTTATGGGAGATGATGGAATATGCAAAATCTGGTCCTTCCTAATGTCCaatttttttctggtttttccaTGGGAGGTAATTCTATTTGATCAAAGGTCCGATACTAAATATGGACAATTTCATTCTACATAATTTTGCAAGTGCAGCTTTTTGATCATCAGGTCAAGTAGCTGCATAATTACACTTCCAAATATGATATCACAGTATTTTACCATTATGCTTCAACTATAACCAACACATTCCTTTTGTTACCAGTGTTACCGTCATTGCAGCAAGTTTTCTACCTCTTCAACTTAGCTGAATGAAGTTGAATTGAATTTTGGTTTAAACTTGAGGGAAGTCCACATCAGCATGTAAACATGCATCGCAGAGGTTTGTAATACAGTGTGCATTCGTCTACAGCTTGATAATACTATTACCTCTAAGCTTGTTGGCCACAGCTGCAATCCAGCCTCTGTCTTTAATGCTAAATGCATATCTCGAGGTCGAGACCAGCAGAATAAATCCTGCCGGTTTTTTCGAATCGGTAGCACTCTCCATAGAAACTTGTAATATTGGCTGCACCAAAAGAGAGCGAGCCCCTTTAGGTACAAGATCCTGAAATTCAGAATCTGAAACATTCATCAAAACTCAAATTATTTGAACTAAGGTACAAGACAATGCGAATAAAAAAAAGGTACAAGAAGTCAATGTTCGAAGTGAAGCGCAATTCATGTTGATAAGGAGTGGATTCGTTTGATACGATAAAAAATGCAACATACCTGCGTCTTGTGGAAAATATACGGCCTCCTTCAAATCATTGAGGCCAGaaatttcaattttgtttctAAACTGTTCAAGAAGAGTTTCTTTTGAGGAATCATCGATTACGTTCCAGTAGCCCCTTGCACATATTTCTCCTTGAATAAAAATGAGCTGAACACATTGGAATTGTTTGAGAATAAGGTAAATGGATAACGGTTGAACTAactgaaaaatataaaatgataacaaataataaatttgataaatatttaaaaCTTTCAATTAAGATAATGAGGGTAAAAATGAGACAATATGATACACTGTAGGCTCAAATACTACACAAAATAGCACTACAAAAAACACTATAATCTCATGAAAAAAATTACAAGTTCATGATAGAAAATTGTTACCAAACAACTCTATTTTGATCATGCGAGCTAATACGCTATAAAGTAGTGGTATGGTCTTGCCAAACCGATTCTTAATTTAAAGTTTTGATCCTAATCAAGTATATTTCATGTTAATTCAGCAAATACTACTTTATAGCCATAACTGTCCATAccatttttcattcttttcttgttttctatagcaaaacaaacattagtttgttaaaatcaagaacaacaaccataaataaataatgataatCTATGTGCCGTACCGCAGCTATGGCATTTGTATTACGCAGCAAAATATATGATGTCCAAGCTAGGTCTTCCTTCAGACCATCCGCTATATCGGTTGACATGACAAATATTTGTTGTGTTCCATCTGGTAGAGTTGTTTGATCCACTGGTTGAGCACCCTAACAATTTTTCAGACATGTCTAGGATCAATTTCATATGTGAAAAACTTCAAATTTGAGTTCCTTACACTAAAAGCAAGAGATTAGGTAATGTTTAGATTGACTTATAGAAAAAATAGTTTGAACTTATCTACTTGCGTAAACACCTGTGTTAGCATTTGAGACATGTTATGAAAAAGTTAATAACATGTCTATAAATTGTTTTAGGCTTGAGCCTGCTTGTATCCCTTATTTAAGCTTATCTATCCGCATAAGCAGTAAGCACTTGTGAGAATAATTGTGAgagcttatgaaaacaacttatgacatgttTATAAGTTGTATTCGACTTATTTTCACAAGCTCTCTAGGTGTGTTTTTGGTTTTGAACAAAAAAATGAAGCTAAAAATCATTTGTAGATGCAAAAGCTTCAAATTCTAAAGGAGAAATACGTTCTACTCTGACATCGTCCAAACATGTCCAAAGAAATTTTACACTTACATTTAATTTTGCTTTAATGAATTTATGGAAGCTTGACATATATCTACTAATTGTTATGGAATTAATTCAAATTATTCATGGTAAAAAAAATGATATAGATGGATAAAGTTACCTTGAgaaatttaccaaggtaaggcaGCAGAATTGAGAAGGAAGCCAAAGACAGACCCAAAACCTCTGTTCTCTACATATTAAAGAAAACACACCAATTCAAAATCACCTCACAAAAACAAATGAAGTTTAAAAACAGTTTTATTTTCATCTCAAATTAAACTTTAACGTAATATCCAAATTACTCTCCCACAAAAACTACTTAGATGAGATCTTGTAAGAAACAAAAATATCAAGGTCTCATTTCATGTATCTGCAACTGCAACACAGGCACAATTAAGGCCAAATAAGCAAAAATACACACAAATGCTGCTGCCAGAGGTGTAACACTGGACCAACGGATCACACCCATATTATCCACCTAGCAAATACCAGATGAGCCACCCACTATATTGCCAACCGCcgaaaaatatcaattttataaaattttgttgtGCTACAACATAATGGCGCCACTATACCCGCAAGGCCGCAATttaacaacatttaatactaaatACAAATACCGCAATATAGAACAATAGTGATTTATTCAAATTAGGTTATGCTATAGCAACTCTGCCTTGTAATTGTTTCAGGTATCCTCTACGCGCAATTGCAGAAACTAATTTATAAGACAAATGTTTTTGTATTTACCTTTGCATAACCAAAGCATATTTAACACATTAAGTAAATAAAATGCTTAATATCCGTTTTTGTTCATAGGTTAATCTAGAGATTTCTCTTAACTTAAAAAAGTTCATATTTCAATACTTCAAAATTTATCATGTTTAGTCATTTTAGTTTAAGAAACaatagaaaaactcaaaaattaaagGACCAAAAAAAATCACGAGTACATATAAGAAACCAAAAAGATATtaaacctaaacaaaaataataaaaaggaaaatatgtttatttatatatCTATATCTATAAAAGATAAAATCTTACAAGCTGAGGTGGTGTAATAGTGGTAGAATCAGAACCAAGGAAGTGATTTAAGATGAGAAGAGAACCAAAAGCGTAACCAATCCATCTAGGCAAGTAAGATTCATCAAACCCAGGTATCCCTAACGTGAAGCGGAGAACAGAGAGATTGagctgttgttgttgctgctgctgcTGGGTTGTGTTGGTGGAATTGGGTGGCTGAAGATTTGCACGAagtattgttgttgattttgtggaGAGGCTTTTGGGAAATAGAAGTTTGGTGTGATGAATACAGGGTTTCAATGATAAAATTGTTATGCtgttcatcttttctttttttttctggcTAATGTTTCTCAAGTTATTACTACTCTCACACACTTGTTTGTAGTAGTTTCGTTTAGCAGTGGTAATTTTGGTAAATTTAATTTACACTTTTAAACACAATTACAAGAAGGGAAGGTCGCAAAGCCAATAAAATCCCATCCATCTTTACAGAACAAAAAGAAGAATACAAAAAGGAAGAAATTTAgaaacaaatttgaaaaaataGTGCTCATCGAAAATCCAATGCGCCCGACGTGCCCATCAGAAAACTATTGGAAGCTTAGGGTTGGACAATTTTGAACCGTTCGATTCAAATTGATTATGGATCGGGTCGGTTGTGCGACGGGTTTATTGGGTTAGTTAATTTGGATGGTATATGATTATTCTGTCGGACTCGGATGATTATTTTGAATTCTATAAAAACCGAAATCGACCAAacctaattaatattttatttaatttatttttattatcactCAGTATAAAAATGAGATTCGTAATGTTATAAgattattatcattttaaaaatttaattcttATATATATGTAACatgaaattttgaatattatttagCTTGTGgtttaaaatataacaatgactcaaatgatatttaaaatattatctcataataataatttttttcaataataaagaATACTTTTTTATTAGTTTACTCTCAAATTttgatagtttttttaaaaaaatatttaaagttaaatgtttgtgatttttataaatgatgagtcatctttaaagatttatttaataaatgttaaACCGATTAAGTCAATCCGATTTATCCGACAAACCGAATTTACCGAATCCTCCAAATACTAAAATGAAACCGCAATTTACACTAAATTTAAGTTTTGAACCCGAAATCAATCTAAGTCGCCCAATTGTCCAACCTTACTCCAACTATGCCAGGCCAGATTTAAGAGACTGCTATTTCGGTTTGAGTCGATGTACTCAATTCCAAAATCTAACAAGACATATGATTCAGTTAAACTCTCGAAAGCAAATTGGAACCGACTAATCAAAGCAGCTAAGGATCTTTAAGCAATTGTCTTTTGGGGGCAGGTGTTTTGTAGAAGGTTCTAGGGTTATGAAATTCTAAAACCCTATTATGAATGCTAACTACATATTATTTTAACCGTAAAACCTTTCACTTTTAACCGTGGTTGACTTGAGTGTCTGAGAGTGAGTATTTGTAGGTATCTTACCGCTAGATCACATAAATTAggattgtttaaaaaaatttaaaattaaactgaATCGCCGAATCAAACTGAGTTAAAGTTAAAATAACCGATCGTTATGTTTGGTTAGTAAATCAAACCATAATGCATAAACATTTCTAGAACTGAACTGAAACtaaaaactgaaaaataaaaaatatttaaaataagttcaatttttttatatataaaaaaactaaagAATAGCATAAcggttcatttttttaataaatggtTCAGTTTGAAAAAATAGTCTTGTAACGGTTCGGAATTTCGAAACGGTATGTCAAACTAATGATTTTGATTCGattcaattcttaataaattgaaataatttttttcaattcaaCTAAATTTTTAccataatgtaatttgatttgattcaattttatcAGGAAGTGTTCCATGAAAAATCCTATAAGATATCAATTACGTACTAAACTCACCATCAGGCCAAAGTTTATCACATCATTTATAAACCTCGTTTGTTTTTTCATGATCAAGTTTTTCACTTCAAGCATCACGTCGCTGACTTCTCGTATGTCACACTTTTCATTAAGTGGAAGAGCATGATTTTCCAATACCAAATACTCAAAAAAAGTGAAGCCCACACGTTACGCGTTGATAGCACAAACAAATTAAAACACGGATGAATGATGAAATTTCATTCTTCATTGTTCATGCACGCTACtgccactttttttttttttttctagcaCTATATATTGTGTTCAGTCTCACTTCATATAAAGATAACCTTCCAATTCGGTACCACATTT is part of the Vicia villosa cultivar HV-30 ecotype Madison, WI linkage group LG2, Vvil1.0, whole genome shotgun sequence genome and encodes:
- the LOC131653248 gene encoding protein COFACTOR ASSEMBLY OF COMPLEX C SUBUNIT B CCB2, chloroplastic-like isoform X3; the protein is MNSITILSLKPCIHHTKLLFPKSLSTKSTTILRANLQPPNSTNTTQQQQQQQQLNLSVLRFTLGIPGFDESYLPRWIGYAFGSLLILNHFLGSDSTTITPPQLRTEVLGLSLASFSILLPYLGKFLKGAQPVDQTTLPDGTQQIFVMSTDIADGLKEDLAWTSYILLRNTNAIAALVQPLSIYLILKQFQCVQLIFIQGEICARGYWNVIDDSSKETLLEQFRNKIEISGLNDLKEAVYFPQDAGSCT
- the LOC131653247 gene encoding histone-lysine N-methyltransferase ASHH3-like; translation: MSIMKKNSEQNRFEAVFNKLLSQIGEPVDFELPDWIKIRTSQYTHIKRNIYVTKKNKRKFDDGIFCSCESSPDSTSVCGRDCQCGMLLSCCSSGCKCGVSCLNKAFQHRPVKKLKLVKTEKCGSGIVADEDIKLGEFVIEYVGEVIDDKTCEERLWNMKDRGETNFYLCEINRDMVIDATYKGNKSRYINHSCCPNTEMQKWIIEGETRIGIFAARDIQKGEHLTYDYQFVQFGADQDCHCGATQCRRKLGARPTKPKMSSDAALKLVAYQVCQNGGLQIGQIGSSRVIDQTKCLLNCVDEVIMIKKLGNVRFGIIKWFDAFTRRHKIMFEDGCVEIHDMSKEDWELVRL
- the LOC131653248 gene encoding protein COFACTOR ASSEMBLY OF COMPLEX C SUBUNIT B CCB2, chloroplastic-like isoform X2, which encodes MNSITILSLKPCIHHTKLLFPKSLSTKSTTILRANLQPPNSTNTTQQQQQQQQLNLSVLRFTLGIPGFDESYLPRWIGYAFGSLLILNHFLGSDSTTITPPQLRTEVLGLSLASFSILLPYLGKFLKGAQPVDQTTLPDGTQQIFVMSTDIADGLKEDLAWTSYILLRNTNAIAALIFIQGEICARGYWNVIDDSSKETLLEQFRNKIEISGLNDLKEAVYFPQDADSEFQDLVPKGARSLLVQPILQVSMESATDSKKPAGFILLVSTSRYAFSIKDRGWIAAVANKLRGNSIIKL
- the LOC131653248 gene encoding protein COFACTOR ASSEMBLY OF COMPLEX C SUBUNIT B CCB2, chloroplastic-like isoform X1 gives rise to the protein MNSITILSLKPCIHHTKLLFPKSLSTKSTTILRANLQPPNSTNTTQQQQQQQQLNLSVLRFTLGIPGFDESYLPRWIGYAFGSLLILNHFLGSDSTTITPPQLRTEVLGLSLASFSILLPYLGKFLKGAQPVDQTTLPDGTQQIFVMSTDIADGLKEDLAWTSYILLRNTNAIAALVQPLSIYLILKQFQCVQLIFIQGEICARGYWNVIDDSSKETLLEQFRNKIEISGLNDLKEAVYFPQDADSEFQDLVPKGARSLLVQPILQVSMESATDSKKPAGFILLVSTSRYAFSIKDRGWIAAVANKLRGNSIIKL